In Gammaproteobacteria bacterium, one DNA window encodes the following:
- a CDS encoding cytochrome b/b6 domain-containing protein yields the protein MANNTVRIWDPFVRIFHWTLAGAFLVAYVSEDDFLDIHTVAGYTVLTLVALRLIWGFVGTRHARFSDFVRPPGEALGYVKESLLGRARRYLGHNPAGGLMIVALLLSLLITTLSGIATLGAEEGAGPWAGVMGSVPHAFGEALEEIHEFFANFTLLLVLGHLAGVLFESIVHRENLVRTMITGDKPLRDDVSQ from the coding sequence ATGGCTAACAATACTGTTCGTATCTGGGATCCCTTTGTGCGGATCTTTCACTGGACACTGGCCGGGGCCTTTCTTGTGGCCTATGTCAGCGAGGACGACTTTCTCGATATCCATACTGTCGCAGGTTATACCGTCCTGACCCTGGTGGCATTGCGCCTGATATGGGGCTTTGTCGGCACCCGTCATGCCCGCTTTTCTGATTTTGTCCGTCCCCCCGGCGAGGCGCTGGGCTATGTCAAGGAGTCCCTGCTGGGCAGGGCCAGGCGTTACCTGGGACACAACCCGGCCGGTGGTCTGATGATCGTGGCACTGTTGCTGTCGCTGTTGATCACCACCCTCTCCGGCATCGCGACGTTGGGGGCTGAGGAAGGTGCCGGGCCTTGGGCCGGGGTAATGGGCAGTGTGCCCCATGCCTTCGGAGAAGCGCTGGAAGAGATCCACGAGTTCTTTGCCAACTTCACCCTGCTGTTGGTGTTGGGTCACCTGGCCGGGGTGTTGTTTGAAAGTATCGTCCACCGGGAAAACCTGGTGCGGACGATGATTACCGGGGACAAGCCCCTGCGTGATGATGTATCACAATAA